From the genome of Gorilla gorilla gorilla isolate KB3781 chromosome 4, NHGRI_mGorGor1-v2.1_pri, whole genome shotgun sequence, one region includes:
- the LOC101136982 gene encoding small ribosomal subunit protein uS9-like, whose amino-acid sequence MPIATWSKSLLQSMQVFGQRKMTTAMVGRKHGSGLMEVNRRPLEMMESCTLHYKLLEPVLLLGKERFADMDIQVLVKGDGQVAQMHAISQSISKALVACYQKYVEVASKKVKDVLIQCGWTLLVADPHRCKSRKFGGPGDRACY is encoded by the coding sequence ATGCCCATAGCCACGTGGTCCAAGAGCCTGCTGCAATCCATGCAGGTCTTTGGACAGAGGAAGATGACCACAGCCATGGTGGGCCGCAAACATGGCAGTGGCCTCATGGAAGTGAACAGGCGGCCCCTGGAGATGATGGAGTCATGCACACTGCATTACAAGCTGCTGGAACCAGTTCTGCTTCTGGGCAAGGAGCGATTTGCTGACATGGACATCCAAGTCCTAGTGAAGGGTGATGGTCAGGTGGCCCAGATGCATGCTATCAGTCAGTCCATCTCCAAAGCCCTGGTGGCCTGTTACCAGAAATACGTGGAAGTGGCTTCCAAGAAGGTCAAAGACGTCCTCATCCAATGTGGCTGGACCCTGCTGGTGGCTGACCCTCATCGCTGCAAATCCAGAAAGTTTGGAGGCCCTGGTGACCGTGCTTGTTACTAG